The Candidatus Saccharibacteria bacterium sequence TTATCTATGGGGCGAAAAGGGGTATACTAAGGGTACTTCCCCGCGATACTCACTGGCGTAACGCTAAGCGTCCCTCGCGATTGGATCATTCATTGTCTTCGGAATTTTGCTAAGAAACGGGCAAAAGAACGGGCAATACAATCAAAAAGCGTTTCTCAAACTATAATTTTGAGGATTTTTGATATGAATGATGAAACTTTTTTGAACGAGCGAATAGAGGTGGTAACGGTATTTGGCGAGGGCTTAAACCCGTGCCGGCCAGTGCGATTTAGACGACCCAACGGCCGCGATGTAGAGGTGAGTGAGATTGGTCTGCGCCACCCAGACAACAAGGGTTTAAAGACGATTCATATGTTCGATGTGACCGATGGCGGCACCGATTACCGGCTAGAGTTTGATAGCGAGCGGCTGACATGGCACCTTACGCAGGAGATGGATCACTATGAATGATAGTTACAATCCCGAGCGCCCAATGGTGCTGCATATCGATTTGAACTCGTGCTTTGCCACGGTAGAGCAGCAGGCACGGCCAATGCTGCGCGGCAGACCAGTGGCGGTGGTAAACCGACGTACCGAAAATACGATGATAGTGACTGCCAGCTACGAGGCAAAGCGCCTTGGTGTAACGCTAGGCATGCGCGTGCGGGATGCAAAGCGGCTGGCACCCGATTTGGTGGCGCTAGAAAGCGACCCGCCAAAATATCGTTTTGTGTATCACAAACTTATGGATATTATGAAACGCTATTCGGCACATATCACCATGAAAAGTATCGATGAGGGGGTGATTGATTTTCATTTTGCGACTGATGCCATGAAATCGCGTGATTTGGTAGAGATCGGCTACGAGCTGAAAAAGGCGCTAAAAGACGAAATTGGCGTGTGGATGCGCTGCAATGTGGGGATTGGTCCGAACCGGTTTTTGGCAAAAACGGCGGCTGGCCTGCACAAGCCCGATGGTCTGGATGTGATTGATTATACGAACCTTCGACAGACGTTTGCGACATTAAAGCTAACGGATCTTACCGGGATTGCTGGGCGGAACGAAGCGCGACTGAATAGGGTGGGGATTTACACGCCGCTAGAGTTTTTAGACGCCGACGTAGAGACCTTGCAAAAGATTGTATTTAAAAGCGTGAACGGTGTGTATTGGCACCAGCGTTTGCGCGGCTGGGAGGTCGACGACGTTTCGCACGACGTAAAAACGGTGGGGCGGGAATACGTACTGGAATCGTTTGATTTGTCGCGGACAGAGATTTTGCAGCGGCTACATCATTTGTGTGAATCGGTAGGACACCGCATGCGTTCGCAAAACAAGGCGGCTCGCGGCGTGCTAGTGGGCGTTCGCTCGCGCTCGCAGGGGCACTGGCATGCGCGGCGTATGTGTCCCCTGCCCTTTTTTAGCAACCAGGCAATTTACGCGCAGGCGGCCATGCTATTTGCACAGGCGCCCGACGATGTGGTGAAAATCAGTATCACCTGCTACGAACTAGAGAGCGGCATAAGTAATCAGCTTAGCCTCTTTGGCGATCAATTGGCGCGCGAACAACATGTGACCGACGCGATAGACGAGATAAACAAGCGCTTTGGCGATCGCACGGTTCATTCTGCAAATACGCTTGGTACCGGCTTTTATGTAAAACAAAAAGTGCCGTTTGGAAGCACAAGGTTTTTATAGTCGAGGCGTACTTAAAAATGGTACTATAAAGCTATATGAAAAGTCGTGGGCGAACCAAGGGATTTACGATTGTAGAGCTGTTGATTGTGATTGTAGTCATTGCAATTCTCGCTGCTATTACAATCGTTGCGTATAACGGCATTCAGGGAAGAGCGCGCGACAGCCAGCGAGTGCAAGACATGAACACAATTATTAAGGCACTCGAGGTATATAAAACGTTAAACGGTACCTATCCTGCACCCGTTTCTACAACTGGCGCTGCCGGCTGGGAGGTGAGCACGACGGGGTCGGCCGCTACTAACTTTTTATCGGCCTTAACGGGCACGAGTGGTGTTTCAAAAGTGCCGGTTGACCCTACGAACACAGGGGTTGTAGGCGATCTTGCCCCGGCGCGCAACAAAGAAAACTACGAATATTTTTACTATAGGTATACTGCGGGTGATAACGGCTGCAATGCGGCGCGCGGTGATTATTACGTAGTGGGGGTTGCGCGCATGAACGGCGTTGCAAGTGGATCAAATTCACCGCAGAGTCCCGGATTTTCATGCACGGGGCGTGATTGGTCATATGAAGGCGCATGGGTAACAGGAGGGTATACAAAATGATGCATTATTATAAACGCGGGTTCACTATTGTGGAGCTATTGATAGTTATTGTGGTAATTGCGATTTTGGCATCGCTTGTGATCGTTTCGTATAACGGAACGCAGTCGCAGGCGCGCGAAGCAAGGATTCGTACCGATTTAGGAAAAATGCGCGAGCTGGTCGACGCTTACAAGGCCGAAAAGGGTACGTATCCGATTACTGCGGCCGCGCTCAACCCGGATTGGG is a genomic window containing:
- a CDS encoding type II secretion system protein, with the protein product MKSRGRTKGFTIVELLIVIVVIAILAAITIVAYNGIQGRARDSQRVQDMNTIIKALEVYKTLNGTYPAPVSTTGAAGWEVSTTGSAATNFLSALTGTSGVSKVPVDPTNTGVVGDLAPARNKENYEYFYYRYTAGDNGCNAARGDYYVVGVARMNGVASGSNSPQSPGFSCTGRDWSYEGAWVTGGYTK